One segment of Pempheris klunzingeri isolate RE-2024b chromosome 20, fPemKlu1.hap1, whole genome shotgun sequence DNA contains the following:
- the kcng3 gene encoding voltage-gated potassium channel regulatory subunit KCNG3: protein MKFGKSICVLNVGGTRYAFTREVIRDFPLRRVSRLHACATEKEVLELCDDYDRDRNEFFFDRHAQAFVFIMLYVRSGKLRFVPGVCELSFYTEMLYWGLESAHLDSCCQKRLDDRMSEIGMDSLSEEDVGVSADEPQSPEEPVQRTALTGRARYLEKMRKAFEEPNSSLGAQLLASVSVIFVIVSMIMLCASTLPDWDTAKKNTVEEHRIVEAVCIGWFTAECIVRFLVARNKWEFLRRPLNIIDVIAITPYYVTMALARAGMPGAGLGVAGVILRVLRMMRVFWLMKLARHFLGLQTLGLTLTRCYREMVMLMVFVCVAMAIYSALAQLLEHGLDLGTQNQDYASIPAAAWWVIISMTTVGYGDVYPVTIGGRVLGGMCVVSGIVLLALPITFIYHSFVQCYHELKLRSARYARSLSSEILQ from the exons ATGAAGTTCGGGAAGAGCATCTGCGTGCTCAACGTAGGGGGAACCCGGTACGCCTTCACCCGTGAGGTGATCAGGGATTTCCCTCTCCGGCGCGTCAGCCGCCTGCATGCATGCGCAACCGAGAAAGAGGTCCTTGAACTGTGCGACGACTACGACCGGGACCGGAATGAGTTTTTTTTCGACCGCCACGCGCAGGCTTTCGTGTTCATCATGCTGTACGTGCGCTCCGGAAAACTCCGCTTTGTCCCCGGAGTGTGTGAACTGTCCTTCTATACGGAGATGCTCTACTGGGGGCTGGAGAGCGCGCACTTGGACTCCTGCTGCCAGAAACGCCTGGACGACAGGATGTCCGAGATCGGGATGGACAGTCTGTCTGAGGAGGACGTCGGGGTGTCAGCGGATGAGCCCCAGAGCCCGGAGGAGCCGGTGCAGCGGACTGCGCTCACCGGTCGCGCCAGATACCTGGAGAAGATGCGCAAAGCGTTCGAGGAGCCCAACTCGTCACTTGGGGCGCAGCTTTTGGCTTCAGTGTCGGTGATCTTTGTGATCGTTTCCATGATTATGCTGTGCGCTAGCACCCTGCCGGACTGGGATACAGCCAAGAAAAATACCGTGGAGGAGCACAG GATAGTGGAGGCAGTGTGCATCGGCTGGTTTACAGCAGAGTGCATAGTGCGCTTTCTGGTGGCCAGAAACAAGTGGGAATTCCTCCGCCGGCCGCTGAACATCATCGATGTAATTGCCATCACCCCCTATTATGTCACCATGGCCCTGGCCAGAGCAGGGATGCCAGGTGCCGGGCTCGGGGTTGCCGGGGTGATACTGCGGGTGCTGAGGATGATGCGAGTGTTCTGGCTCATGAAGCTGGCCAGACACTTCCTGGGCCTGCAGACTCTGGGGCTGACGCTCACGCGCTGCTACAGGGAGATGGTCATGCTGATGGTGTttgtctgcgtcgccatggcaatATACAGCGCTCTGGCACAGCTGCTGGAGCACGGCTTGGACTTGGGAACGCAGAACCAGGATTATGCCAGCATCCCGGCCGCCGCCTGGTGGGTCATCATCTCCATGACGACGGTGGGGTACGGGGATGTGTACCCTGTGACTATTGGTGGACGGGTGCTTGGGGGGATGTGTGTGGTGAGTGGCATTGTTCTCCTGGCACTGCCCATCACATTCATCTACCACAGTTTTGTACAGTGCTACCATGAACTCAAACTCCGCTCTGCCAGATACGCACGCAGCCTGTCATCAGAAATACTGCAATGA
- the cox7a2l gene encoding cytochrome c oxidase subunit 7A-related protein, mitochondrial — translation MYYKFSGITQKLTGTAPAAAYNPQGFKPGLPAESPTMVFATPTKVVSEAGSMVEYLGANKVPDLQRLFQTSDGIPIHLKRGLSDRLLYRTTMALTVGGALYCMVALYIAAQPGNK, via the exons ATGTACTACAAGTTCAGCGGTATTACCCAGAAGCTGACGGGGACTGCTCCTGCGGCCGCCTACAACCCTCAG GGGTTTAAGCCTGGCCTGCCAGCAGAGTCCCCAACCATGGTCTTCGCCACACCCACCAAGGTGGTGTCAGAGGCCGGGTCCATGGTGGAGTACTTGGGAGCAAACAAAGTTCCTGACCTCCAGAGGCTATTCCAG ACGTCAGATGGCATCCCCATTCATCTGAAGCGTGGACTTTCAGACAGGCTACTGTACCGCACCACCATGGCTCTCACCGTAGGAGGCGCTCTCTACTGTATGGTGGCTCTTTACATCGCAGCCCAGCCCGGCAATAAGTGA
- the pigf gene encoding phosphatidylinositol-glycan biosynthesis class F protein, producing MWDHEIRAMASSHAIIAASVFMATVVPAVLVAGFSVYGTHLLWLYSASGAVTAVSVAVFWLLGISPPTKKHTLGYKLSRLFRSCLYFFLSCLFFHTVLVLYGAPLIESALETFSLAVLLTSLTTLRCLCVLGPNVQAWIRVFSRHGAMSVWDTCLQITVACTVVGAWVGAFPIPLDWDRPWQVWPVSCSLGAMIGFLTGLVAAPAWIHYHRKQLTYKCK from the exons ATGTGGGACCATGAAATCAGAGCCATGGCGTCCTCTCACGCCATCATCGCCGCCTCGGTGTTCATGGCGACCGTCGTACCTGCGGTGCTCGTAGCGGGCTTCTCCGTGTACGGGACTCACCTGCTGTGGCTCTACTCGGCGTCCGGTGCGGTCACGGCGGTCAGTGTCGCCGTCTTCTGGCTGCTCGGCATCTCGCCGCCCACCAAGAAGCACACACTGGGATACAAG ctctccAGGTTGTTTCGTTCCTGTCTGTACTTCTTCCTGTCGTGCCTGTTCTTCCACACTGTGTTGGTTCTCTATGGAGCGCCGCTGATTGA atCTGCCTTGGAGACGTTCTCTCTAGCTGTGCTGCTGACCTCTCTAACCACACTGAGGTGCCTCTGTGTCCTCGGCCCCAACGTCCAGGCCTGGATACGAGTGTTCAGTCGGCATGG AGCCATGTCTGTGTGGGACACCTGTCTACAGATCACAGTGGCATGCACAGTAGTCGGAGCCTGGGTGGGAGCCTTCCCTATACCTCTGGACTGGGACAGGCCTTGGCAG GTTTGGCCTGTTTCCTGCAGTCTGGGTGCTATGATTGGTTTCCTGACTGGGCTTGTTGCTGCTCCTGCGTGGATCCACTATCATCGCAAACAGCTCACCTACAAGTGCAAGTGA
- the cript gene encoding cysteine-rich PDZ-binding protein — MVCEKCEKKLGKVITPDTWKDGARNTTEGGGRKLNENKMLTSKKARFDPYSKTGFATCRICKSSVHQSGSHYCQGCAYKKGICAMCGKKVLDTKNYKQTSV, encoded by the exons ATGGTCTGTGAAAAGT GCGAGAAGAAACTTGGTAAAGTTATCACACCGGACACCTGGAAGGATGGAGCGCGGAAtacaacag AGGGTGGTGGGCGTAAgctaaatgaaaacaagatgCTGACCTCTAAGAAAGCCAG GTTCGACCCCTACAGCAAGACGGGCTTCGCTACCTGCAGGATCTGCAAGAGCTCAGTTCATCAGTCTGGATCACATTACTGTCAGGGCTGCGCATACAAGAAAG GAATCTGCGCAATGTGCggaaaaaaagttttggacACCAAGAACTACAAACAGACGTCTGTGTGA